One genomic segment of Gottschalkia acidurici 9a includes these proteins:
- a CDS encoding vWA domain-containing protein: MTKEIQFKQIVLVTDGESNLGLNPIKVSEDGNKRGITISTIGITSDLEREESITEIKSIAEAGGGIWEHTNIKDLDTTMSMVTMKSVYKTIEEAVNKELKNIVGTELEEMHPSSRKKITDLIDKLGDEVNIECCVVIDCSGSMKDKIDIAKSSVLNLLRILNSRKGKTEISVIGYPYSKAEAYKVLCGFTENIIDLEKGLQKIQIGGQTPTGTALKGAIELLTEDIEYNIDEFEEGILQSSIV; this comes from the coding sequence TTGACTAAAGAAATTCAATTTAAGCAAATTGTATTAGTTACAGATGGAGAATCTAACTTAGGATTAAATCCTATAAAGGTTTCTGAAGACGGTAATAAGAGAGGTATTACTATAAGTACGATAGGAATAACTAGTGACTTAGAAAGAGAGGAATCTATTACAGAGATAAAAAGCATAGCAGAAGCGGGAGGGGGAATATGGGAGCATACAAATATAAAAGATCTAGACACAACTATGAGTATGGTCACCATGAAATCGGTTTACAAAACTATAGAAGAAGCAGTTAATAAAGAATTAAAAAATATAGTAGGAACTGAATTGGAAGAAATGCATCCAAGCTCAAGAAAAAAAATAACTGATCTTATAGATAAATTGGGTGATGAAGTAAATATAGAATGCTGTGTAGTTATAGATTGCAGCGGAAGTATGAAAGATAAAATAGATATAGCTAAAAGTAGTGTACTAAACTTACTTAGAATCCTAAATAGTAGAAAAGGAAAAACGGAGATTTCGGTAATAGGGTATCCTTACAGTAAAGCAGAAGCATACAAAGTTCTATGTGGGTTTACTGAAAACATAATAGACTTAGAGAAAGGATTACAAAAGATACAAATAGGAGGACAAACACCTACTGGAACTGCTCTAAAAGGTGCTATAGAGCTTCTTACAGAAGATATAGAATATAATATAGATGAATTTGAAGAAGGAATATTGCAAAGTAGTATTGTTTAA
- the spoIIE gene encoding stage II sporulation protein E — protein sequence MFSKIGTIESKHQESAIFKFITNIKAADIFTTILSLLISRATIMDELTPFGISFIVAYTVKCNRNILIPLASSIGIISVHGKHSIPYIATIWVTYLISGLFKKEKQKDIVNVAITTVAFFIIIKGSYIIISDYYLYDIIMTLFEGIIIFTLIYIFTYGIKTMQKDYSRVFTNEEIICGAIMLALSISGLQEISIYGLAIKNIVGITLVSMFAYNKGASVGATVGITIGIVTSMSQSNLPLVISVYGVAGLLSGLFRDLGKIGSSVGFLVGSVIISFYIDGSLESILKIKEILAGIILFLTISKVIKRFDSNIVIGVSKSTQIEEAYSSRLRDMTHKRLTEISKVFQELATTFEKVSDKKKLVQQKDISKLIDKLAEDVCSNCAICKFCWEEDFYITYQLMFEMTNTVELNGNISTSMLSDEFTKRCNKTDVIVNKINYLFEAYKLDYKWENKILESRQLVSQQLEGISNIIDDLASQIYENVRFKQDVEKSVYTSLRNMGIDILEVIVTETEKNDFEIFLEISGNCEMHKVKSIPKLVSDIVGLELTTDKFYSNTRYGGDNIKLKLLKGNRFGAITKVCRLDEGFNYISGDSYTFGERKNNYYVALSDGMGTGHRANQESNITISLLEKFLEAGFDKELALKTINSILVLKSTDEMSTTIDMSVIDLYRGKTKFIKVGSAPTFIKRKNSVEVINSHTLPVGILKDVDFQVYEKDLEDGDFVITVSDGVLDANEHTDDKEKWMSDIIQKIDTLNPQILADKIIDEALEISKDAKRDDMTVLVTKVWKRV from the coding sequence ATGTTTAGTAAAATTGGAACAATAGAGTCAAAGCATCAGGAGTCTGCAATTTTTAAATTTATTACTAATATAAAAGCAGCGGACATATTTACTACAATACTATCGCTACTGATATCGAGAGCTACAATAATGGATGAGTTAACTCCATTTGGAATATCATTCATAGTAGCCTACACAGTTAAATGTAATAGAAACATACTAATACCACTTGCATCATCAATAGGTATAATAAGTGTACATGGTAAACATTCCATACCGTATATAGCAACTATATGGGTAACATACTTAATAAGTGGACTATTTAAAAAAGAAAAGCAGAAGGATATAGTAAATGTAGCAATAACTACAGTTGCATTTTTCATAATTATTAAAGGATCATACATTATTATAAGTGACTATTACTTGTACGATATAATAATGACTTTATTTGAAGGTATTATAATTTTCACACTTATATATATCTTCACATATGGAATAAAAACCATGCAAAAAGATTACAGTCGAGTTTTTACTAATGAAGAAATAATATGTGGAGCAATAATGTTAGCTCTAAGCATATCTGGTCTACAAGAAATATCTATATATGGACTAGCTATTAAAAACATAGTAGGAATAACATTGGTATCTATGTTTGCTTATAATAAAGGGGCGTCAGTGGGAGCTACTGTAGGTATAACTATAGGAATAGTAACATCTATGTCACAGAGCAACCTACCACTAGTTATATCGGTATATGGAGTTGCTGGATTACTTTCGGGATTATTTAGGGATTTAGGTAAGATAGGAAGTAGTGTAGGATTTTTAGTCGGATCTGTAATAATATCTTTTTACATAGACGGAAGTTTAGAAAGTATATTAAAGATAAAAGAAATATTAGCTGGAATAATATTATTTCTCACTATTTCTAAAGTAATAAAAAGATTTGATAGTAATATAGTAATAGGTGTGTCAAAATCTACACAAATAGAAGAAGCATATAGTAGTAGATTAAGAGATATGACACATAAAAGGTTAACAGAGATATCAAAAGTATTTCAGGAGCTAGCTACTACATTTGAAAAAGTATCAGATAAGAAAAAATTAGTTCAACAAAAAGATATATCAAAATTAATAGATAAGTTAGCAGAAGACGTATGTAGTAATTGTGCTATATGTAAGTTTTGCTGGGAAGAGGATTTTTATATTACTTATCAGTTGATGTTTGAAATGACTAATACAGTGGAGCTAAATGGAAATATAAGTACAAGCATGCTGTCAGACGAATTTACTAAAAGATGCAATAAAACAGATGTTATAGTAAATAAGATAAACTATCTATTTGAAGCTTATAAGTTAGATTACAAGTGGGAAAATAAGATCTTAGAAAGTAGACAGTTAGTTTCTCAACAACTAGAAGGAATATCAAATATTATTGATGATTTAGCCAGTCAGATATATGAAAATGTAAGATTTAAGCAAGATGTAGAGAAAAGTGTATATACATCTTTAAGAAACATGGGTATAGATATACTAGAAGTCATAGTAACAGAAACTGAAAAAAATGATTTTGAAATTTTCTTAGAGATTTCGGGAAATTGTGAGATGCACAAAGTAAAGAGTATACCAAAACTAGTATCTGACATAGTAGGTCTAGAATTAACTACAGATAAGTTTTACTCTAACACAAGATATGGGGGGGATAACATAAAACTAAAACTTTTAAAAGGGAATAGATTTGGAGCTATTACGAAAGTTTGTAGGCTAGACGAAGGATTTAACTATATATCTGGTGATAGTTATACTTTTGGAGAAAGAAAGAACAACTATTATGTGGCACTAAGTGATGGAATGGGTACAGGACATAGGGCAAATCAGGAAAGTAATATTACAATATCTCTTTTAGAAAAGTTTTTAGAGGCTGGATTTGATAAAGAACTCGCTTTAAAAACTATAAATTCTATATTAGTTTTAAAGTCTACTGATGAAATGTCAACTACTATAGATATGTCAGTAATAGATTTATATAGAGGAAAAACTAAATTTATAAAGGTTGGATCTGCACCTACGTTTATAAAGAGAAAGAATAGTGTAGAAGTTATAAATTCACATACACTTCCAGTAGGAATATTAAAAGATGTTGATTTTCAAGTATATGAGAAAGATCTAGAGGATGGTGATTTTGTAATAACTGTGTCGGATGGAGTTCTAGATGCTAATGAACATACTGATGATAAAGAAAAATGGATGTCAGATATAATACAGAAAATAGATACTTTGAACCCACAGATTTTAGCAGATAAAATAATTGATGAGGCTTTAGAAATAAGTAAAGATGCAAAAAGAGATGATATGACTGTTTTAGTTACGAAAGTATGGAAAAGGGTTTAA
- a CDS encoding S1 RNA-binding domain-containing protein encodes MPVLVGNVVEGTISGITNFGAFVQLPEGKTGLVHISEISHDYVNNVSDYLKRDQKVKVKVLSITNEGKISLSIRQVQPKKTSSNPAQVDFNKPDDKVKSMSFEDKVAKFLKDSSEKQEQLKKKDTRRGGGGYSQRNYRA; translated from the coding sequence ATGCCCGTTCTAGTAGGAAATGTAGTTGAAGGTACTATATCAGGAATAACTAACTTTGGAGCATTCGTTCAACTACCAGAAGGAAAAACAGGATTAGTTCATATTTCAGAGATATCACACGATTATGTTAATAACGTAAGTGACTACTTAAAGAGAGACCAAAAAGTAAAAGTTAAAGTACTGTCTATAACTAATGAGGGTAAAATAAGCTTATCTATAAGACAAGTACAACCAAAAAAGACATCATCAAATCCAGCACAGGTTGATTTCAATAAACCTGATGACAAGGTAAAGTCAATGTCTTTTGAAGATAAAGTTGCTAAGTTTTTAAAAGATAGTAGTGAAAAGCAAGAACAGCTTAAAAAGAAAGATACAAGAAGAGGTGGCGGAGGCTACTCACAAAGAAACTATAGAGCATAA
- a CDS encoding FtsB family cell division protein has product MNKTKDKKRKVTLFHIVLIVISLYVIFTFIKQEMSIKKLNLEKAQSEEKLKQLSSQKKELEDKVKKTDSVEYIEKIAREELKMVKPNEMIYIDRNKHKEESFTD; this is encoded by the coding sequence TTGAATAAAACAAAAGATAAAAAAAGAAAAGTAACATTATTTCATATAGTACTCATAGTAATATCTTTATACGTAATTTTTACTTTTATAAAACAAGAAATGAGCATAAAAAAATTGAACTTAGAGAAAGCACAATCAGAAGAAAAATTGAAGCAATTAAGTAGTCAGAAAAAAGAATTAGAAGACAAAGTTAAAAAGACAGATTCAGTAGAATACATAGAAAAAATTGCAAGAGAAGAGTTAAAAATGGTAAAACCTAATGAAATGATATATATAGATAGAAATAAACATAAAGAAGAGTCTTTTACAGATTGA
- the yabQ gene encoding spore cortex biosynthesis protein YabQ yields the protein MDTSIQSQSYMFLATLYGGIVMGFIYDLYRIFRYYSRPKKVKTFIEDLIFWIILSAIVISILTHINWGELRGFIFLGFILGAVLYNRLLSKVVIKFISRILSFFITKISSIFKLIITPLKGAISKLQIYYAKIKKYFKLPSIFYDNIKKSVRTILKKK from the coding sequence ATGGATACATCGATCCAGAGTCAAAGTTATATGTTTCTTGCTACACTTTATGGTGGGATAGTAATGGGTTTTATATACGATTTGTACAGAATATTTAGATATTACTCTAGACCTAAGAAAGTAAAGACTTTTATAGAGGACTTAATATTTTGGATAATACTTTCCGCTATTGTAATTTCAATTTTAACACATATAAACTGGGGTGAGTTAAGGGGATTTATTTTTCTTGGATTCATACTAGGAGCTGTACTATATAATAGATTGTTAAGTAAAGTAGTAATAAAATTTATATCAAGAATATTAAGCTTCTTCATAACAAAAATAAGTAGTATATTTAAACTTATAATCACACCGCTAAAAGGAGCCATAAGCAAATTGCAAATATACTATGCAAAGATAAAAAAATATTTTAAACTTCCTTCTATATTTTATGATAATATAAAAAAGAGCGTAAGAACAATATTGAAGAAAAAGTAA
- the yabP gene encoding sporulation protein YabP, translated as MNDDLANLGQNIILEDRSKLSISGVEQVDNFNENTISLGTVRGGITIKGEDLNISKLNLEDGNVIIDGTINSITYINKEATGGKGGGFLGKMFK; from the coding sequence ATGAATGATGATTTAGCAAATTTAGGTCAAAATATAATATTAGAAGACAGATCTAAGCTAAGTATATCTGGAGTAGAGCAAGTCGATAATTTCAACGAAAATACTATATCTTTAGGAACTGTAAGAGGTGGGATTACGATTAAAGGTGAAGACTTAAATATTAGTAAGTTAAACTTGGAGGATGGCAACGTAATTATAGATGGAACTATTAACAGTATAACCTATATTAACAAAGAAGCCACAGGGGGAAAAGGTGGAGGTTTTTTAGGAAAGATGTTTAAGTAA
- a CDS encoding RNA-binding S4 domain-containing protein: protein MRIDKFLKNARIIKRRTVAKEACEQGRVLVNGKEAKPGTELKIGDTIELNFGNNTVKVEVLELLEHVPKDKATDLYKTL from the coding sequence ATGAGAATAGATAAGTTTCTTAAAAATGCAAGAATCATAAAAAGAAGAACAGTAGCAAAAGAAGCTTGTGAACAGGGAAGAGTTTTAGTTAATGGAAAAGAAGCAAAGCCAGGAACTGAACTAAAGATAGGAGATACTATCGAGCTTAATTTTGGAAATAATACAGTGAAAGTGGAAGTACTTGAACTTCTAGAACATGTTCCAAAAGATAAAGCAACGGACTTATATAAAACACTATAA
- a CDS encoding HU family DNA-binding protein — protein MNKAELVASIAEKSDLTKKDAESALNAFMKTIEEALSSGDKVQLVGFGTFEVRERKAREGRNPRNPEEIIKIPASLAPVFKAGKTLKEAVNK, from the coding sequence GTGAATAAAGCTGAATTAGTAGCTAGTATAGCAGAAAAAAGTGACTTAACTAAAAAGGATGCAGAAAGTGCATTAAATGCTTTCATGAAAACTATAGAGGAAGCATTATCATCTGGTGATAAAGTTCAATTAGTCGGATTTGGAACTTTTGAAGTTAGAGAAAGAAAAGCTAGAGAAGGAAGAAATCCAAGAAACCCAGAAGAAATAATAAAAATACCTGCATCACTAGCACCAGTATTTAAAGCTGGAAAAACATTAAAAGAAGCAGTTAATAAGTAA
- the mazG gene encoding nucleoside triphosphate pyrophosphohydrolase codes for MRKIVIIGLGPGDIGSLTIEAVEKICDGNKVFLRTEKHPTIEYLKKKQIEYTSYDHVYDEEEDFDKVYELISKNLIQMSEKYGIINYCVPGHPLVAEKTVSLLIEKQEQGEIELEIIAGLSFIEPVILSVGSDPVDGLKIIDGLDILHQSVDINTDNLITQVYNRVRASELKLELIDIYGDEYEVYVIKSAGIKGQEIKVKVPLYEIDRIEWIDYLTSIYIPKMDKDKRVKYDMYNLMAIMEILRSKDGCSWDAEQTHTSLRPYVIEEAYEVVDAIDNDDIDGITEELGDLLLQIIFHSQIGKEEGYFTIMDVTTSICEKLIRRHPHVFTDFRAKSSQEVVYDWNDIKAKEKNMTTYTERIKSIPKGLPALMKSYKVQKRAADVGFDWEDVSGALEKLEEELNEVKEELNTSNKERLENEIGDLIFSIVNVCRFVNVNPENAVNKTINKFIKRFEFIETESINQGKDIKNMTLEEMDKLWKQAKENEN; via the coding sequence ATGAGAAAAATAGTAATAATAGGATTAGGACCTGGAGACATAGGATCCCTTACTATAGAAGCCGTAGAAAAGATATGTGATGGAAATAAAGTTTTTCTAAGAACTGAAAAACATCCTACGATAGAATATTTGAAGAAAAAGCAGATAGAATATACATCATACGACCATGTATATGATGAAGAAGAAGATTTTGATAAAGTTTATGAATTAATTTCAAAAAATTTAATACAAATGTCAGAAAAGTATGGTATTATTAATTACTGTGTACCTGGTCATCCATTAGTTGCTGAGAAAACAGTTAGTTTACTTATAGAGAAACAAGAGCAAGGTGAAATAGAATTAGAAATAATAGCTGGACTAAGTTTCATAGAACCTGTTATACTATCAGTGGGCTCAGATCCTGTCGATGGACTTAAAATTATAGATGGACTTGATATTCTTCATCAAAGTGTAGATATAAATACTGACAACCTAATAACTCAAGTGTATAATAGAGTGAGGGCATCTGAGCTGAAGCTTGAACTCATAGACATATATGGAGATGAATACGAGGTATATGTCATAAAGTCAGCGGGAATAAAAGGACAAGAAATAAAAGTAAAAGTACCACTATATGAAATAGACAGGATAGAATGGATAGATTATTTAACTAGCATCTACATACCTAAAATGGATAAAGATAAAAGAGTTAAATATGATATGTATAATTTGATGGCTATAATGGAAATATTAAGAAGTAAGGATGGATGTTCTTGGGATGCTGAACAAACACATACTTCTTTAAGACCTTATGTAATAGAAGAAGCCTATGAAGTAGTAGATGCAATAGACAATGATGATATAGATGGAATTACTGAAGAATTAGGGGATTTACTTCTTCAAATTATATTTCATAGTCAGATAGGAAAAGAAGAAGGGTATTTTACAATTATGGACGTCACAACTAGTATATGTGAAAAACTTATAAGAAGACATCCACATGTATTTACAGATTTTAGAGCAAAAAGCTCACAAGAAGTTGTATATGATTGGAATGACATCAAAGCTAAAGAAAAAAATATGACAACATATACTGAGAGAATTAAAAGTATTCCTAAAGGGTTACCAGCATTAATGAAAAGCTATAAAGTACAAAAAAGAGCAGCTGATGTTGGATTTGACTGGGAAGATGTTTCAGGTGCACTAGAAAAACTTGAAGAAGAGCTTAATGAAGTTAAAGAAGAGCTCAACACAAGTAACAAAGAAAGGCTTGAAAATGAAATAGGAGATCTTATCTTTTCTATAGTTAATGTATGTAGGTTTGTTAACGTTAACCCTGAAAATGCAGTTAATAAAACTATAAATAAATTTATAAAAAGATTTGAGTTTATAGAAACTGAAAGTATAAATCAAGGAAAAGATATAAAAAACATGACTTTAGAAGAAATGGATAAACTATGGAAGCAAGCAAAAGAAAATGAAAATTAA
- a CDS encoding putative polysaccharide biosynthesis protein — MSKNNFLKGAAVLAIAGILIKIIGAFYRIPLTNIMPDEGMGYYQVGYQLYILLVAVSTSGFPTATSKLIAEKRAHGNYKGAHKIFKVSFIGFLIAGILSALVVLFGARTILDFMDISNSYYSLIALVPALLFVPIMSAFRGYFQGMQDMVPTAISQLIEQLFRAGISLSLAYVLLGKGLPIAAGGASFGSSAGAIAGTLVIILIYFRNRKAITTEINSTQGFEEEDVSKIIKDILYIAIPITIGASIVPIINQVDTVLISKILQQIGYTEAQASARLGQLSGNAQTLINLPQVLSVAMAMSLVPSISDAFTRKDYRSIKNTTNSGIRMTLLIGLPCAIGLLVLAHPIIDLLYFSKTAAEKAGTSELLAILSISIIFLTLVQSLTAILQGIGKPMKPVKNLAIGAVIKVVLTYTLVRIPSIEAKGAAISTVVTYFVASALNYYDVKKYTGVGISLTNTILRPVISGVIMGVVVKIAYVYGAMIMGSKLATLVSIGIGAVVYGISLLLMGAITSEDFEMLPKGKIIAKKLKSIGLLRN, encoded by the coding sequence TTGAGTAAAAATAATTTTTTAAAGGGTGCTGCTGTTCTTGCTATTGCAGGAATACTAATTAAGATTATAGGAGCATTCTATAGAATTCCATTAACGAACATAATGCCAGATGAGGGTATGGGATATTATCAAGTAGGATACCAATTATATATACTGCTAGTAGCTGTATCTACTTCAGGATTTCCTACAGCTACTTCTAAATTGATAGCAGAGAAAAGAGCTCATGGTAACTACAAAGGAGCACATAAGATATTTAAAGTATCATTTATAGGATTTTTAATAGCTGGTATACTTTCAGCATTAGTAGTACTATTTGGAGCAAGAACTATACTAGATTTTATGGATATCTCAAATTCATATTATTCACTTATAGCGCTAGTACCTGCACTCTTATTTGTACCTATAATGTCAGCTTTTAGAGGATATTTTCAAGGTATGCAAGATATGGTGCCAACAGCAATATCACAATTAATAGAACAACTATTTAGGGCTGGAATTTCACTGTCACTAGCATATGTTTTACTTGGGAAAGGACTGCCTATTGCCGCAGGAGGTGCATCATTTGGATCTTCAGCAGGAGCAATAGCAGGAACATTAGTGATTATACTTATATATTTTAGAAATAGAAAAGCAATTACAACAGAAATAAATAGTACACAGGGATTTGAGGAAGAAGATGTATCTAAAATAATTAAAGATATTCTATATATAGCTATACCTATAACGATAGGTGCATCTATAGTACCAATTATAAATCAAGTAGATACTGTTTTAATAAGTAAAATATTACAACAAATAGGATATACAGAAGCACAGGCATCTGCAAGACTTGGTCAGCTTTCTGGTAATGCTCAGACTCTAATAAATCTTCCACAGGTATTATCAGTAGCGATGGCAATGAGTTTGGTTCCATCTATATCTGATGCATTTACAAGAAAAGATTATAGAAGTATAAAGAATACTACTAACTCAGGTATAAGAATGACCTTACTTATAGGTTTACCATGTGCAATAGGATTACTTGTACTAGCACATCCTATAATAGACCTACTATACTTTAGTAAAACAGCTGCAGAGAAAGCAGGAACAAGTGAACTTTTAGCCATATTATCTATAAGTATAATATTTTTAACGTTAGTTCAATCGCTTACAGCTATACTACAAGGTATAGGAAAGCCAATGAAGCCAGTTAAGAATCTTGCAATAGGTGCAGTAATAAAAGTTGTACTGACATATACACTAGTAAGGATACCATCTATAGAAGCTAAAGGAGCGGCTATAAGCACAGTAGTTACATATTTTGTAGCTTCAGCATTAAATTATTACGATGTTAAAAAATATACTGGTGTAGGTATTAGTCTTACAAATACAATTTTAAGACCAGTTATATCAGGTGTTATTATGGGAGTTGTAGTTAAGATAGCTTACGTTTATGGAGCTATGATTATGGGAAGCAAATTAGCTACACTAGTTTCGATTGGTATAGGAGCAGTAGTTTATGGAATATCGTTACTACTTATGGGTGCTATTACATCAGAAGACTTTGAGATGCTTCCAAAAGGAAAAATAATAGCTAAAAAATTAAAAAGCATAGGATTATTAAGAAATTAA
- the spoVT gene encoding stage V sporulation protein T: protein MKATGIVRRIDDLGRVVIPKEIRRTLRIREGDPLEIFTDREGEIILKKYSPINELNEFAAEYAEALYENIGFICIISDRDSIVAISGGSRKEYLDKRISPELEKIIEDREIYSTSEGKSLIRISIDEMDPEIYTTQLIVPIVAQGDPIGSVTLLSKEPEDKVGEIEIKVAQTAAGFLSKQMED, encoded by the coding sequence TTGAAAGCAACAGGAATAGTAAGAAGAATAGATGATTTAGGTAGAGTTGTTATTCCAAAAGAAATTAGACGTACATTAAGAATTAGAGAAGGAGATCCTTTGGAGATATTTACAGATAGAGAAGGTGAAATAATATTAAAAAAATATTCTCCAATAAATGAGTTAAATGAATTTGCAGCAGAGTATGCAGAAGCATTATATGAGAATATTGGGTTTATATGTATAATATCTGATAGAGATAGTATAGTAGCTATTTCCGGAGGATCTAGAAAGGAATACTTAGATAAGAGAATTAGTCCAGAACTAGAAAAAATAATAGAAGATAGAGAAATCTACTCTACAAGTGAAGGTAAGTCGTTAATAAGAATATCGATTGATGAAATGGATCCAGAAATATATACAACACAGTTAATAGTGCCAATAGTAGCTCAAGGAGATCCTATAGGATCAGTGACTTTACTTTCTAAAGAACCAGAAGATAAAGTAGGAGAAATAGAAATAAAAGTTGCACAAACAGCAGCAGGATTCTTATCTAAACAAATGGAAGATTAA
- a CDS encoding peptidylprolyl isomerase: MLKRINKKLIVATSTVLLSTMILTGCGASADTVAKVNGKTISLVEFDKTYKAEKKRYEAQYGSDVLSQSSSDGKTMGEAFKEYIMDALVTEEVIMQEAEKEKINITEDEVNKQVDSFKQLTGGEEGFKKFLEANGMTEDYFKDRTKKQLTFEKYREKYLKDLKISDKDVKDYFDKNKDKYTTIEASHILVEKEEEAKEIIKQLKEGADFGELAKKSIEPGAAERKGSLGYFGKGQMIPEFEKAAFALKVGEISEPVKTEHGYHVIKVTDKKDKLDQVKDQVKADLENNKFDEKIKSLKEESKIKLYMENTKNVEKDSKDEKDKAKETKDTEKSKESKDTEKSKETKDNTTDNTKDTKEKTKEENK, translated from the coding sequence TTGTTAAAAAGGATAAACAAAAAACTTATAGTAGCAACTTCAACGGTACTTCTTAGTACAATGATTCTAACTGGATGTGGGGCAAGTGCAGACACAGTAGCTAAAGTAAATGGAAAAACAATTTCTTTGGTAGAGTTCGACAAAACATATAAGGCTGAGAAGAAAAGATATGAAGCTCAATATGGTTCTGATGTATTATCTCAAAGTTCTTCAGATGGAAAGACTATGGGAGAGGCTTTTAAAGAATATATAATGGATGCTCTTGTAACAGAAGAAGTAATAATGCAAGAAGCTGAAAAAGAAAAGATAAATATAACAGAAGATGAAGTTAATAAACAGGTAGATAGCTTTAAACAACTAACTGGTGGAGAAGAAGGTTTTAAAAAGTTTTTAGAAGCTAATGGTATGACAGAAGATTATTTTAAAGATAGAACAAAGAAGCAACTGACTTTCGAAAAATATAGAGAGAAATATTTAAAGGATTTAAAAATATCAGACAAAGATGTAAAAGATTACTTTGATAAAAATAAAGACAAATATACAACTATTGAAGCAAGTCACATATTGGTAGAGAAAGAAGAAGAGGCTAAAGAAATAATAAAGCAACTTAAAGAGGGAGCTGACTTTGGGGAGTTGGCTAAAAAATCAATAGAGCCAGGAGCAGCTGAAAGAAAGGGATCTCTAGGATACTTTGGAAAAGGACAAATGATTCCAGAATTTGAAAAAGCAGCATTTGCTTTAAAAGTGGGCGAAATAAGTGAGCCAGTAAAAACTGAACATGGCTACCATGTAATTAAAGTTACAGATAAAAAAGATAAGTTAGATCAAGTAAAAGATCAAGTAAAAGCAGACTTAGAAAATAACAAATTTGATGAGAAAATAAAATCTCTTAAAGAAGAGTCTAAAATAAAATTATATATGGAAAATACAAAAAATGTAGAGAAAGATAGTAAAGACGAAAAAGATAAAGCAAAAGAAACAAAAGATACAGAAAAATCTAAAGAATCTAAGGATACAGAAAAATCTAAAGAAACAAAAGATAACACTACAGATAATACAAAAGACACTAAAGAAAAAACTAAGGAAGAAAATAAATAA